gtattttgaattttttgcaccctcagattttcaaatagctgtatctcagccaaattttgtcctatcctaacaaaccataaatctcttgacccttatgactgactTTGTGATCCACAgtcatattttacaaaatattcaaaaagaaaaaagatattttaaatagcaatattaTTTCATGTTATAGTAAAattttaccaaccccaaacttttgaacagtagtatgtAAAAAGCTGATTAATGCATGCAAGAAATAGCTTCATCTTTTAACATGTTGTGCAACAAACAAAGtacaattaaaggagaagtccacttccagaacaaagattcacatataatgtactcacccccttgtcagacatccatgtctttctttcttcagtcgtgaagaagttatgttttttgaggaaaacatttcaggatttttctccatataatggactgatatggtgtcctgattttgaacttccaaaatgcagtttaaatgcggcttcaaatgatcccatatgtggttgtaaacaatcccagccaaggaaaggTCTTAcatagcgaaacaatcggttattttcatttaaagaatacaatttaaatactttttaaatctcatctcttgtcttgctctccctgaactctgtgtattctggttcaagacagttagggtatgtcgaaaaactccaattgtattttctccctcaacttcaaaaattatttcaaaatcatcctacatcgctgcagaagttccggcccagtctttgcaaagtgaacatgcaaagaagatcaaacacccttaacaaaaaagataaaacagcgatataggatgaattctgaagttgagggagaacatgagatgggagtttttcgacatacctaaGTGTcgtgaactggaaaaaaacagttcaggcagagtaagacaagatgagcatttgacattaaaaagtatataaactgtactatttttatgaaaataaccaatcgttacgctagataagacccttctttctcagctgggattgtttacaactgcatttgtgattgtttgaagctgcaattaaaatgcaatttggaagttcaaaatcggggcaccatatcagtccattatatggagaaaaatgctgaaatgttttcctcaaaaaacaattttttacgactaaagaaagaaagacatgaacaacttggatgacaagggggtgagtacattatatgtgaatctttgttttggaagtggacttctcctttaaaagaacAACTGTGTCAATATTGGTACAATATACTCATTAAACTGATTATTAGTTTGTCTCTATTAAGAATCTCGATCTTTATATCAAAGGAGCTAAGAAAGATCAAGCATATAAACAGAGAACAGAAAATGATTTTAACCAAAATCTGCAGCCTACATGAATGTCAGTCACAAACTCACACGCCACAACACAACCCAAccacaacaataacaaaaccCACAGCACAAAACCTCACAGgtctgaaagagaaagagagaggaaagAAGAAAAGAGGCAGAAACTCACCCGAGAAGCAGCTGGTCTTTTGGGTCTTGAGACACGTACACAAAATCTCTGAAggtaaaaacacacagacataatGTCAACATCAGCATCAGTAGCATGAGCCGCCGTGTGCTGGAGAAATGATGTCTCAGTGCTGTAATGGGACTCTATAAACACTGGTTATTACACGACACCAACAGCTTCAGGAATTAAGATTTCAGATTATTCAAGgtaaaatgcatcttttttctATGTTAAAATACTTCATCCTTGACCAATATAATGTGCAGTTTTGTGGTAAACACTTTTACACACATTTCTAAacacatattttgttttcacataGTATTTCTGAGCCATTTTTGCATCTTAAATTCAATAAATACACTTGATTCACGAGCAAATTTTGACAGATCAGCTAAATTGTTTAGGAAAACGAAAATGATTCTGTCAGTGAGATGCTGCTGGTGGTAGTTTTTAATGTAaggcattatttttgttttgtacctGAGATACGCTTTAGGCTTGTAACCCATAGCAAGAGCTTTCTCCTCTGACATGATCAAAACTGCAGACGCTCcgtcagtctgaatgaacaaacgCACACACGAGGGAAAGTTCATCTTTGAGTGACAAATCTGACAGATGTTTCTTAAATTAAAGGAAGGATGAAAACAAGTTGGATTAACCAGAAACTCATAACATAAACTGACCAGGAAAGAGGAGTTTGCGGCCGTCACTGTGCCGTGAGGCTTGATGAAGGCGGGTTTTAGTTTGGCCATCTGTTCCATGGTGGAAGGACGGATCCCGTTGTCTTTAGACACAATATCCTTCCCTGTGACAAACACATCACCACAACATTTAACAACAATCTGAACTGCTAAAGAAAATCAAAGCGTTGTGCTTGACAAATATCAAACGTATACAGCTGCTTGGTCCAAACAGACTTGGTTGTGAAAGCACCCTCAGAAGTGTTCATGAAAGTCTGTTCAAATCATTTGCTTACTGCACTTTCATAAAATGCCTACAAGCAGAATTAATTAAAGTAAACTAACAACTAAGCTTGTTTTCTCcacaagcttaaaaaaaaaaaaaaaaaggtaattccaactttctcacaactgtgattttttttcagtcaaaaaaaagtcggaatttgcaagatataaactcagaattgttagaCATCAACTCACCACTCTAATAAGAAAGGTCccaaaaatttaactttttattaaaacagaattatgcaatgtaaactcagaattgcagaaAGGAAATTATGCCTTTTTCAgtcagaaaagtcagaattgtaagatttaaaaggtaaaaaaaaaaggtcagaatttcaaaatataaacttgcaattctgagaagaaaaatctAAACTGTAAGCTATAAACTCAAAActccaagaaaaaaaatgttatgagaTAAGCCACAATTATTtcaacaattatatatatatatatatatatatatatatatataaattgtaatataccagtcacaagggtcaattgtttccattgatgtatagtttgttaggataggacaatatttggccaagatacagcaTACTTTAAAactgtccaaattaagttcttagcaatgcatattacttatcaaaaattaagttttgatatatttatggtagaaaatttataaaatatgttcatggaacatgatctttacttaatattctaatgttttttggcataaaagaaaaattgataatgactcataaaatgtatttttggctactgctagaACAGAACTGTggatgtgaaaaaaaattctcagtCTATATTCACAATTCTCAGTCAGtctataactcacaattttaagtttatatccaacaattctgatttttccccacaaatcTGCCTTTTTCAgtcagaaaagtcagaattgttagatatatttaaaaaaaaaaaaaaaaaaaaacaattctgagagaaaatcagaatttcgagaaacttgaaaaaacttAATGAAGTCTTAATTGTAAGATCTCTCACAATTGCATTTCTATTCTGTagcaggaaaaaaaactgaatgtaaactcagaattctgaaaaaaaaaagtcagaaatgtcagaaaaaaaaaactattcaaaacCTCTTTCTGACAGAGGCTGAAAGGCTGTGGAAAATGCTGCTATAATTGCATTAATTGTTCACCTGGCACTTTGAAGCCAACAACATCACTGAGCAGCCCGCTGTCTTGAGCTTTCTTCGCGAGCGTGTGAGATCGCAGCGCAAATTCATCCTGCTCCAAACGTGACACACCGAATGCAGCCGCCAGACGGTCCGCGGAGTGACCCATTGTCTCGGCTGTAGAGAACTCGGCCACAGCCGGCAGCTAAACACACATGCAGAAAGAGACATACAACAGCTTTTAAGGAAGGGAACCCAACAATACTATATGAACTACATTTAGACAGACTAAACACTAAAATACAGATGTTGTAGtgatatattacattttataaaacagatGTAATAAAGGGCAGTAATATCTGATCAGGCATGCAACTGACTTGTGATAGTGTTGAAAGCATCAGTAAGAATGGGTTTAGAAATGCAATTTAGAAATGCAAAAATTGGATAACAAAATGCTAAATTGATATGCTGTTGCATACGTTGACATATGTTGTTTCTAAATATGACGTGGGTTCATTTGCACAAAGACTGCTTTAATAATATGTCATTTATAATATGGAGTGACAAATACACTATGGAGAATTTGTGTTCTGTAATTTAGGCAAAGTACCCAGACATTCAAATTGAGGTGTGCTGGGGGTAAAATGTGAGGCGtattatgggtaatgtagtaCCTCAGGTGCAAGGTGTGCGAGGCGGATGGAGCCCAGCAGAGAGAGTCGTGCCCCGAGGGTCTTTGCCTTGTTGAGTGACAGCATCGTCTTCCTCATCTTGCGGCTGTGACGAATGGGAACGTCGGACATGAACTCCACCCCACCGGCGACGACAGCATCACACTGGCCGGCAGCGATCAAACCGACAGCtagaaaacaaattaacaatcgATAGTTCAGACCATTTAATAATCTTCTGTAACCTGCTTTCTGCTCAAGAAGgttcaattttaattaaattacaatctAGCAAACAAAATGTGTGTTCACCTGTGGTCATTGCTTGGTTGGAGGAAATACACGCCATAGTCACTGTGTGAGCAGGAGTCTTATCTGAAAATCCAGCACCAAGAGCCGcctacaataaaacattaaaaaataattttacaatcaGAAGCCAAGCAGCAAATGCAATGTTACTAAGAAATGGTCTTTTGCTGATAATGGGACCAGTTATTATggttaactaaactaaaactaacaccattaaataaataaatatataaataaaattaattaaaattaatatatatatatatattaactaaaatcaaataaaacataaaactttatattttagataaaaactcaaaaaaacttctctaaaactttaactaaaatttaaatgaaaacaggaaaatataaaattattttaaaatgtataaatatttacaaaaactatAATGTAATAGTATGTAGTTACAGTAAAATTGCTTTTTAACTATATGtattaaaacctttttattttggtttgtttcGATGCATAGTATGTGCTGACAGCCTCCACACATTAAGTTCCTGGTGGAAAAATAAAGCTCTTGCATTGAATTTAACTGATAGAAAGGTGTAAAAAAAGATATCTGTACAGTATATACTGGCACAGTA
This is a stretch of genomic DNA from Labeo rohita strain BAU-BD-2019 chromosome 20, IGBB_LRoh.1.0, whole genome shotgun sequence. It encodes these proteins:
- the hadhb gene encoding trifunctional enzyme subunit beta, mitochondrial; the encoded protein is MASMLLTSLRSSPLTSVQAAQFAARSLSTSVHLQAQAKSKKTLAKPGVKNIVLVEGVRTPFLQSGTTYADLMPHDLARAALQGLLNRTGLPKDAVDYIVYGTVIQEVKTSNVAREAALGAGFSDKTPAHTVTMACISSNQAMTTAVGLIAAGQCDAVVAGGVEFMSDVPIRHSRKMRKTMLSLNKAKTLGARLSLLGSIRLAHLAPELPAVAEFSTAETMGHSADRLAAAFGVSRLEQDEFALRSHTLAKKAQDSGLLSDVVGFKVPGKDIVSKDNGIRPSTMEQMAKLKPAFIKPHGTVTAANSSFLTDGASAVLIMSEEKALAMGYKPKAYLRDFVYVSQDPKDQLLLGPTYATPKVLEKSGLTLNDIDVFEFHEAFAGQIMANLKAMESDWFAQTYMGRKTKVGAPPMEKFNTWGGSLSLGHPFAATGCRLVTTVAHRLQKEGGQYGLVAACAAGGQGHAMVIEAYPQ